A genomic window from Elaeis guineensis isolate ETL-2024a chromosome 3, EG11, whole genome shotgun sequence includes:
- the LOC105040651 gene encoding RING-H2 finger protein ATL40-like encodes MATTGVTAMTTDSESSPAQHANLGIVAAEIAIFTIATYAASTIVIIICVYIWDRLWGRRRVLVAPPASRSTEAPGTALSPSAIAALPSFAYRRVMDGSGNENIGTSAQQTVCKSLVEEGEMVRLLPNCRHVFHVDCVDVWFRSHSTCPQCHSSVEVEEVVMKVEFGEGAAPLPPPV; translated from the coding sequence ATGGCCACCACCGGGGTCACCGCCATGACCACCGACTCAGAGAGCTCTCCGGCGCAACATGCTAACCTTGGTATAGTGGCCGCGGAGATCGCGATCTTCACCATCGCCACCTACGCCGCCTCCACTATCGTCATCATTATCTGCGTCTATATCTGGGACCGACTCTGGGGCCGGCGTCGTGTCCTCGTCGCCCCACCCGCCAGCAGATCTACTGAGGCCCCCGGAACCGCGCTGAGCCCATCCGCCATCGCTGCTCTGCCGAGTTTTGCCTACCGGCGAGTCATGGATGGCAGTGGAAATGAAAATATCGGCACTTCGGCACAGCAAACCGTCTGTAAGAGTCTGGTGGAAGAAGGGGAGATGGTGAGGCTGCTGCCCAACTGTAGACATGTCTTTCATGTTGATTGTGTTGACGTATGGTTTCGCTCCCACTCGACATGTCCCCAGTGTCATTCCAGTGTCGAGGTAGAGGAAGTGGTCATGAAGGTGGAGTTTGGCGAGGGGGCGGCACCACTGCCCCCGCCGGTGTAA
- the LOC105040649 gene encoding uncharacterized protein has translation MEPPPKQSYTSNYNVSSSWPEEERYRCLARKSGHGPFISKACLAHTPFPCKIPSFSSSYLKQNESMPDVIKLEPKRTYFRIKENGCGVDGGSRSVGLSSTPFIPKPKQPTLTQPPSSLDCPEFSSVSCQGSMSDAISSSQPPFYSFLPMGPNSCEKTLNEQRRETLDGVDLSLKL, from the exons ATGGAGCCCCCTCCAAAACAAAGTTATACCAGTAACTACAATGTGTCTTCTTCCTGGCCAGAGGAGGAGAGG TATAGGTGCTTGGCACGAAAAAGCGGCCATGGCCCTTTCATCTCGAAGGCATGCCTGGCTCACACTCCCTTCCCCTGCAAAATTCCTTCATTCTCGAGCTCATATCTAAAACAAAATGAATCGATGCCCGACGTCATAAAATTGGAACCGAAAAGAACATATTTCAG GATTAAAGAAAATGGTTGTGGCGTCGATGGAGGTTCCCGCAGCGTAGGTCTTTCATCGACACCTTTCATCCCAAAACCTAAGCAGCCTACACTCACCCAACCCCCCAGTAGCTTAGATTGTCCTGAATTCAGCTCAGTATCCTGTCAG GGAAGCATGAGTGATGCCATCTCTTCATCACAACCGCCTTTCTATAGCTTCTTGCCGATGGGACCGAACAGCTGTGAGAAAACTTTAAATGAACAGAGAAGGGAAACATTGGATGGTGTTGATCTCAGCTTGAAGCTGTAG
- the LOC105040650 gene encoding PLASMODESMATA CALLOSE-BINDING PROTEIN 5, protein MARVVLFLLFLLLSFSSGWAGGVTPPLRRRRRAEEDGGGRRKDDEGPAVATTGKLWCVAKNNAEDGALQSALDWACGPGGADCRPIQEGGACYEPQDIQSHASFAFNDYFVHNGFSSSACDFSGTAALTSLNPSHDRCIFPSSSSTRNGNFSGSTTGSIAGLGPAGADISGGHLLLVQTWMQPSGMAIFVILTVATTGTLFR, encoded by the exons ATGGCGAGAGTTGTTCTCTTCTTATTATTCCTCCTCCTATCCTTCTCATCCGGATGGGCCGGGGGCGTGACTCCTCCTCTCCGCCGCCGCCGACGGGCGGAAGAAGATGGCGGGGGGCGGCGGAAGGACGACGAGGGGCCGGCTGTGGCCACGACGGGGAAGCTGTGGTGCGTGGCGAAGAACAACGCGGAGGACGGGGCGCTGCAGTCGGCGCTGGACTGGGCGTGCGGACCGGGCGGGGCGGACTGCCGGCCCATCCAGGAGGGCGGGGCGTGCTACGAGCCGCAAGACATCCAGTCCCACGCCTCCTTCGCCTTCAACGACTACTTCGTCCACAACGGCTTCTCGTCTTCCGCCTGCGATTTCTCCGGCACCGCCGCCCTCACCTCCCTCAACCCCA GTCACGATCGCTGCATCTTTCCTTCCAG CTCATCCACGAGAAATGGCAACTTCAGTGGATCGACCACGGGGTCGATAGCTGGACTTGGCCCTGCTGGGGCCGATATCAGCGGTGGACATTTGTTGCTGGTCCAGACATGGATGCAGCCATCAGGCATGGCTATTTTTGTGATCCTAACAGTGGCCACAACCGGTACGTTATTTCGGTAG
- the LOC105040648 gene encoding sodium/calcium exchanger NCL1, which translates to MAKRLDVFPHPLLLLSLLLLLAGRGAHGRLISTSAAADEEDQLISDGVALGSAARSDPFLLLRRSAGYSRLFSAEECEQTYGFLPCTTTVVGNLFLALAYGFLMFKAATYLSTGSEMLLEILGPGIVGGLFLPILGALPDAMLILVSGLSGSKETAQNQVLIGMGLLAGSTVMLLTLLWGSCVVVGKCDLSENSTSIDSQDTKSFSLFGSGVSTDLQTSYAARIMAISIVPFIIVQLPKIFKFPSGQRLAVLFALVASVALVLSYCLYQIFQPWIQRRRLAYAKHKHVISGILRHAQMQSLGRLLDDNGNANEGVIRKLFHRLDLNSDGKISSHELRALIIGIQFEEIDLDRDDAVNKVMLEFDTSRNACIEEDEFVGGIKQWLNEAKRTVVTSGAYSKKFLHDFHMKTKEEHNMLIDKSDEVVENINNPTWICFKAVLLLLLGTVIAAVFADPLVDAVDNFSLATNIPSFFISFIAMPLATNSSEAVSAIIFASRKKQRTSSLTFSEIYGGVTMNNTLCLAVFLALVYLRHLTWDFSAEVLIILVVCIVMGLFTSFRTTFPLWTCSIAYLLYPLSLVLVYVLDFVFGWS; encoded by the exons ATGGCGAAGCGACTGGACGTATTCCCtcatcctctcctcctcctctcccttctcctccttCTCGCCGGGCGGGGTGCCCACGGCCGCCTGATCTCGACGTCGGCGGCGGCGGACGAGGAGGATCAGCTGATCTCCGATGGAGTCGCCCTCGGAAGCGCAGCCCGGTCGGACCCTTTTCTCCTTCTCCGGCGGAGCGCGGGCTACTCGCGGCTCTTTTCCGCGGAGGAGTGCGAGCAGACGTATGGCTTCCTTCCGTGCACCACGACGGTTGTTGGGAACTTGTTTCTCGCGCTGGCGTACGGGTTCTTGATGTTTAAGGCCGCGACCTACCTCTCCACTGGGAGCGAGATGCTGCTCGAGATCCTGGGTCCTGGCATCGTTGGCGGTCTCTTCCTCCCCATCCTTGGCGCCCTCCCAGATGCCATGCTCATTCTTG TATCTGGACTTTCTGGGAGTAAAGAGACTGCTCAAAATCAGGTCTTGATTGGAATGGGATTGCTTGCTGGGTCAACTGTCATGCTTCTAACATTACTTTGGGGTTCTTGTGTTGTTGTTGGCAAATGTGACCTTTCAGAGAACTCAACTTCAATAGACTCACAAGATACAAAAAGTTTTAGTCTATTCG GCTCTGGCGTTTCAACTGACCTACAAACTAGCTATGCTGCAAGGATAATGGCGATATCTATTGTTCCGTTTATTATTGTGCAACTACCAAAAATTTTCAAGTTTCCTTCAGGACAGCGCCTAGCAGTCTTGTTTGCTCTTGTTGCTTCAGTTGCTCTTGTGCTTTCCTATTGCTTGTATCAG ATCTTTCAGCCATGGATTCAAAGGAGAAGGCTAGCATATGCAAAGCATAAACATGTAATATCAGGAATTCTAAGACATGCTCAAATGCAATCACTTGGACGGCTTCTTGATGATAATGGGAATGCTAATGAGGGTGTCATAAGAAA GTTATTTCacagattagatttgaattcagATGGGAAAATATCATCGCATGAGTTAAGAGCACTTATCATAGGAATCCAGTTCGAAGAAATAGACTTGGATAGAGATGATGCTGTAAATAAAGTAATGCTAGAATTTGATACATCACGTAATGCTTGTATTGAGGAAGATGAGTTTGTTGGGGGAATCAAACAATGGCTTAACGAGGCAAAACGTACTGTTGTAACTTCTGGTGCTTACTCAAAAAAATTCTTGCATGACTTTCACATG AAAACGAAGGAAGAACATAACATGTTAATTGATAAAAGTGATGAAGTGGTAGAAAATATCAATAATCCCACTTGGATATGCTTCAAGGCTGTCTTACTTTTGCTGCTGGGAACTGTTATTGCAGCTGTATTTGCTGATCCTCTTGTAGATGCTGTTGACAATTTTTCACTTGCTACAAACATTCCTTCTTTCTTCATCTCGTTCATTGCAATGCCTTTGGCTACCAACTCCAGCGAGGCTGTCTCAGCAATTATTTTTGCCAGCCGAAAGAAGCAAAGAACTTCATCACTGACATTCTCTGAG ATATATGGTGGAGTGACCATGAACAACACACTCTGCTTGGCTGTCTTCTTGGCCCTCGTTTACTTGAGACACTTGACTTGGGACTTCTCTGCTGAAGTGCTGATTATTCTTGTTGTTTGCATTGTGATGGGACTGTTCACCAGCTTCCGCACCACGTTCCCACTCTGGACATGTTCTATCGCATACCTGTTATACCCATTGTCTCTGGTGCTCGTCTATGTTCTTGACTTTGTTTTTGGTTGGTCATAG
- the LOC105041479 gene encoding E3 ubiquitin-protein ligase ATL41 — MSNTSSWIFVSQDSNNDNKGPKLGVVFISFAASVAIFFVILFGRCLLRRRWRHHRRITTASIPSDSPKPELAPSTIASLPTFAYQKAIDPTGNATSVLCAVCLGQAQEGEMVKLLPKCKHVFHVECIDMWLYSHSTCPLCRSDVVDSPKVVKKVEDGEASAPPELPV; from the coding sequence ATGTCCAACACCAGCTCATGGATCTTCGTGTCCCAGGATTCAAACAACGACAACAAGGGACCTAAGCTCGGGGTCGTGTTCATCTCCTTCGCTGCCTCCGTTGCCATATTCTTCGTCATCCTCTTCGGTCGTTGCCTCCTCCGACGTCGCTGGCGCCACCACCGGCGCATAACCACAGCATCGATACCTAGCGATTCTCCGAAGCCCGAGCTCGCACCCTCCACCATCGCTTCGCTTCCAACCTTCGCCTATCAAAAAGCTATCGATCCCACCGGCAACGCCACATCGGTACTGTGCGCGGTCTGCCTGGGTCAAGCCCAGGAGGGAGAGATGGTGAAGCTGCTGCCCAAATGCAAACACGTGTTCCATGTCGAGTGCATCGACATGTGGTTGTATTCCCACTCCACTTGCCCTTTGTGCCGGTCCGACGTCGTCGATTCACCGAAAGTGGTCAAGAAAGTGGAGGACGGTGAGGCGTCGGCCCCACCGGAATTGCCGGTTTAG